Proteins from a genomic interval of Bradyrhizobium sp. CCBAU 53340:
- a CDS encoding class 1 fructose-bisphosphatase translates to MTGQLRLDDHLQRYSETAPHALTVAAAVDAIAAAAIEIADLIATGDLADASGLTAGRNSDGDLQRDLDVQADAILRRCLSKQPIAALASEEMREPQICDRQAKICVAIDPLDGSSNIDINMTVGTIFSILPSPEDLALAFHQRGSAQLAAGFITYGPQTSLVLTLGEGVDIFTLDRKAGCFRLARSGVQISEACEEFAINASNRRHWDTPVRAFIDECLAGVEGPANHNFNMRWIGSLVAEAYRILTRGGVFLYPSDARPGYGDGRLRLVYEAHPMAMIIEQAGGSASTGRERILDLSAQTLHQRVPLIMGSSNEVHRVAELHCDPLLVASVSAPLFARRGFFRL, encoded by the coding sequence ATGACCGGGCAACTCAGGCTGGACGACCACCTTCAACGGTATTCCGAGACCGCGCCGCATGCGCTCACCGTCGCGGCCGCAGTCGACGCCATCGCCGCAGCGGCGATCGAGATCGCCGACCTGATCGCCACCGGTGATCTTGCGGATGCCTCGGGCCTCACCGCAGGACGCAACAGCGACGGCGATCTCCAACGCGATCTCGACGTGCAGGCCGATGCGATCCTGCGCCGCTGCCTCAGCAAGCAGCCGATCGCAGCGCTCGCCTCCGAGGAGATGCGCGAACCTCAGATCTGCGATCGCCAGGCAAAGATCTGCGTCGCGATCGATCCGCTGGACGGCTCCTCCAACATCGACATCAACATGACCGTCGGCACGATCTTCTCGATCCTGCCTTCGCCGGAGGATCTCGCGCTCGCCTTCCACCAGCGCGGATCGGCACAGCTCGCGGCAGGCTTCATCACTTATGGTCCGCAGACTTCGCTGGTGCTGACGCTCGGCGAGGGCGTCGACATCTTCACCCTCGATCGCAAAGCTGGTTGTTTCCGCCTCGCGCGGAGCGGTGTGCAGATCTCCGAGGCCTGCGAGGAGTTCGCGATCAACGCCTCCAACCGCCGGCACTGGGACACGCCGGTGCGCGCCTTCATCGACGAATGCCTCGCCGGTGTCGAAGGGCCTGCGAACCACAATTTCAACATGCGCTGGATCGGCTCGCTGGTCGCGGAAGCCTATCGCATCCTCACCCGCGGCGGCGTGTTTCTCTACCCTTCGGACGCGCGGCCCGGCTATGGCGACGGCCGCCTGCGTCTCGTCTATGAGGCGCACCCGATGGCCATGATCATCGAGCAGGCCGGCGGCTCGGCCTCGACCGGCCGCGAGCGCATCCTCGATCTCTCGGCGCAAACCCTGCATCAGCGCGTGCCGCTGATCATGGGCTCGAGCAACGAGGTGCATCGTGTCGCCGAGCTGCATTGCGATCCGTTGCTGGTGGCGAGCGTCTCGGCGCCGCTGTTCGCACGGCGCGGTTTCTTCCGGCTGTGA
- the tkt gene encoding transketolase, whose protein sequence is MNISVHAEADLTAVTHHDLANAVRFLAVDAIETSQSGHPGLPMGMADVATVLFQRFLKFDSAHPNWPDRDRFVLSAGHGSMLLYALLHLTGGDVSLDDIKAFRQWGSKTPGHPEYGHTPGVETTTGPLGQGIATAVGMALAERMANARHGDGLVDHFTYVIAGDGCLMEGISQEAISLAGHLGLGRLIVLFDDNGISIDGPTSLATSDDQLARFAASGWSVRRVDGHDPEAVAQAIAEERETAKPSLIACRTVIGYGAPDRQGTEKAHGAPLGAEQAAAARRALGWDYQPFVVPVTVVKAWRMIGQRGQVARLAWLDRYENATPAQRDLFIEGKPVALPNAYAQASAKLRERFASERPRLATRQASQQVLDGIAATIPGFVGGSADLTHSNLTHAKAQTPVKRDGFAGDYIHYGIREHGMAAAMNGLALHGGFIPYGGTFLAFSDYSRPAIRLAALMRLRVIHVMTHDSIGLGEDGPTHQPVEHLAALRVIPNLLVFRPADAVETLEAWDCALTAEHRPSVLCLSRQALPTFRSDVRGRNRVARGAYLIVSPDGGRDVTLMASGSEVSIALEAARLLATEHVRAAVVSAPCFALFAEQPDDYRAAVLGTAPRVGIEAAVAGDWHRWIGSDGEFVGMRGFGASAPAPVLYREFGITPQSVNEAARRAIARASKQ, encoded by the coding sequence ATGAATATCTCCGTCCACGCCGAGGCCGATCTCACGGCAGTCACGCATCATGATCTCGCCAACGCCGTCCGCTTCCTCGCGGTCGATGCCATCGAGACCTCGCAGTCCGGCCACCCTGGCCTGCCCATGGGCATGGCCGATGTCGCGACCGTGTTGTTCCAGCGCTTCCTCAAGTTCGACTCGGCCCATCCAAACTGGCCGGACCGCGACCGCTTCGTGCTCTCGGCCGGCCATGGCTCGATGCTGCTCTATGCGCTGCTGCATCTTACCGGCGGCGATGTCAGCCTCGACGACATCAAGGCGTTCAGGCAGTGGGGCTCGAAAACGCCGGGCCATCCCGAATATGGTCATACGCCTGGTGTCGAGACCACGACGGGCCCGCTGGGGCAGGGGATTGCCACCGCGGTCGGCATGGCGCTCGCCGAGCGCATGGCCAACGCGCGGCACGGCGATGGCCTCGTCGATCACTTCACCTATGTGATCGCGGGTGACGGCTGCCTGATGGAGGGCATCAGCCAGGAGGCGATCTCGCTCGCCGGCCATCTCGGGCTCGGCCGCCTGATCGTGCTGTTCGACGACAACGGCATCTCCATCGACGGGCCGACGTCGCTCGCGACGTCGGATGATCAACTCGCACGTTTCGCCGCCTCCGGCTGGTCGGTGCGTCGCGTCGATGGTCATGATCCCGAAGCCGTTGCGCAGGCGATCGCTGAAGAACGCGAGACCGCAAAACCGTCGCTGATCGCCTGCCGCACCGTCATCGGCTATGGCGCGCCTGATCGGCAGGGCACCGAGAAGGCGCATGGCGCGCCCCTCGGCGCTGAGCAGGCCGCGGCGGCTCGGCGGGCGCTCGGTTGGGACTACCAGCCCTTCGTCGTGCCTGTCACCGTCGTGAAGGCGTGGCGGATGATTGGACAGCGCGGGCAGGTGGCTCGCCTCGCCTGGCTCGATCGCTACGAAAACGCGACGCCCGCGCAGCGCGATCTGTTCATCGAGGGTAAGCCGGTTGCCCTGCCGAACGCCTATGCCCAGGCCTCGGCGAAATTGCGCGAGCGCTTCGCCTCGGAGCGTCCAAGACTTGCGACCCGGCAGGCCTCGCAACAGGTGCTTGACGGCATTGCGGCAACGATTCCCGGATTTGTCGGCGGCTCTGCGGACCTGACGCATTCGAACCTGACGCACGCCAAGGCCCAGACGCCCGTCAAGCGTGATGGGTTCGCCGGCGACTACATTCACTACGGCATCCGCGAACACGGCATGGCCGCCGCGATGAATGGCCTCGCGCTGCACGGCGGCTTCATTCCCTATGGCGGCACGTTTCTCGCCTTCTCCGACTACAGCCGGCCGGCGATCCGCCTTGCAGCCCTGATGCGGCTCCGCGTCATCCACGTGATGACGCACGACTCCATCGGGCTCGGCGAGGATGGGCCAACGCATCAGCCGGTGGAGCATCTCGCGGCGCTGCGCGTGATCCCGAATCTGCTGGTGTTTCGTCCCGCCGACGCGGTCGAGACGTTAGAGGCTTGGGACTGTGCGCTGACGGCTGAGCATCGTCCGTCCGTGCTGTGCCTGTCGCGCCAGGCGCTGCCGACGTTCCGCAGCGATGTCCGCGGCCGAAACCGCGTCGCCCGCGGCGCCTACCTGATTGTTTCGCCCGACGGCGGCCGCGATGTGACGCTGATGGCATCAGGCTCGGAAGTTTCGATCGCGCTGGAAGCCGCGCGCCTGCTTGCAACAGAGCATGTCCGCGCCGCTGTCGTATCCGCACCCTGTTTCGCCCTGTTCGCGGAGCAACCGGATGACTATCGCGCCGCCGTTCTCGGGACCGCTCCTCGCGTCGGCATCGAGGCGGCGGTGGCCGGTGATTGGCACCGCTGGATCGGCAGTGACGGCGAGTTCGTCGGCATGCGCGGCTTCGGTGCCTCGGCGCCGGCACCCGTGCTCTACCGAGAATTCGGCATCACGCCGCAAAGCGTCAATGAGGCCGCCCGACGGGCGATCGCCCGCGCAAGCAAGCAATAA
- a CDS encoding TetR/AcrR family transcriptional regulator, whose product MDTALDGAIRVFCERGYHATSIGDLTAAMRLATGSVYKAFRDKHAVFLAAFERYAAVRGEQTRSAAARGANGRERVRHVLLSYVEHSQGSEGRRGCIVVGSAVELSAVDPVMRARVTAQLKANESFIVGLIGEGQADGSIPRHVDADDTARLMICMTQGLRVVGKARLPLDGQRLVEVALKLLS is encoded by the coding sequence ATGGACACTGCGCTGGACGGCGCAATCAGGGTGTTTTGCGAGCGCGGCTATCATGCCACCTCGATCGGGGACCTCACCGCGGCCATGCGGCTTGCCACCGGCAGCGTCTACAAGGCGTTTCGCGACAAGCATGCCGTCTTCCTCGCCGCTTTCGAGCGCTACGCCGCGGTGCGGGGCGAGCAGACCCGCAGCGCGGCCGCGCGCGGCGCGAATGGTCGCGAGCGGGTACGCCATGTCCTGCTGTCCTATGTCGAGCACTCCCAGGGCAGCGAGGGACGGCGCGGCTGCATCGTGGTTGGCAGTGCGGTCGAGCTGTCGGCGGTCGATCCAGTGATGCGTGCACGCGTCACGGCGCAGCTCAAGGCCAACGAGAGCTTCATCGTCGGCCTCATTGGCGAGGGCCAGGCCGACGGCTCGATTCCCCGCCATGTCGATGCCGACGACACCGCGCGGCTGATGATCTGCATGACGCAGGGCCTGCGCGTGGTCGGCAAGGCGCGCCTGCCGCTCGACGGTCAGCGCCTGGTCGAGGTCGCGCTGAAGCTGCTGTCTTGA
- the fba gene encoding class II fructose-bisphosphate aldolase (catalyzes the reversible aldol condensation of dihydroxyacetonephosphate and glyceraldehyde 3-phosphate in the Calvin cycle, glycolysis, and/or gluconeogenesis), which produces MARITLRQLLDHAASHGYAVPAFNINNMEQGIAIMQAAAEVDAPVIIQASRGARSYAGDLMLSHMIDALERTYPDIPLCMHQDHGNDEATCASAIAHGFTSVMMDGSLKADAKTAADYDYNVAITRRVVDLAHWVGASVEGELGVLGSLEHGGGEQEDGHGVEGKVSHDQLLTDPDQAVDFVRATRVDALAIAMGTSHGAYKFSRKPDGDILAMRVVEEIHRRLPNTHLVMHGSSSVPQPLQDMFNQFGGEMPQTWGVPVEEIVRGIKSGVRKVNIDTDCRLAMTAVFRKVAAQSRNEFDPRKFLKPAMDAMRELCRERFEQFGTAGHASRIKVVPLSEMARRYRTGELDPRIGAREPVAA; this is translated from the coding sequence GTGGCCCGTATCACCCTTCGCCAATTGCTCGATCACGCTGCATCCCACGGCTATGCGGTGCCGGCATTCAACATCAACAACATGGAGCAGGGCATCGCGATCATGCAGGCGGCGGCCGAGGTCGATGCGCCCGTCATCATCCAGGCCTCGCGCGGGGCACGCAGCTATGCCGGCGATCTCATGCTTTCGCACATGATCGACGCACTGGAGCGGACCTATCCGGACATTCCGCTCTGCATGCACCAGGACCACGGCAATGACGAGGCGACCTGCGCCTCCGCCATCGCCCATGGTTTCACCTCGGTGATGATGGACGGTTCGCTCAAGGCCGATGCCAAGACGGCCGCCGACTACGACTACAACGTCGCGATCACCCGCCGCGTCGTCGATCTCGCCCATTGGGTCGGCGCCTCCGTCGAAGGCGAGCTCGGCGTGCTTGGCTCGCTCGAGCATGGCGGCGGCGAGCAGGAGGACGGCCACGGTGTCGAGGGCAAGGTCAGTCACGACCAGCTGCTGACCGACCCTGATCAGGCCGTCGATTTCGTCCGTGCGACGAGGGTCGATGCGCTGGCGATCGCGATGGGCACGTCCCACGGCGCCTACAAGTTCAGCCGCAAGCCCGACGGCGACATCCTGGCGATGCGGGTGGTCGAGGAGATTCACCGCCGGCTGCCGAACACGCACCTCGTCATGCATGGCTCTTCCTCGGTGCCGCAGCCGCTGCAGGACATGTTCAACCAGTTCGGCGGCGAGATGCCGCAGACCTGGGGCGTGCCGGTCGAGGAGATCGTCCGCGGCATCAAGAGCGGCGTGCGCAAGGTCAACATCGACACCGATTGCCGCCTGGCGATGACGGCGGTGTTCAGGAAGGTGGCCGCGCAAAGCCGCAATGAATTCGATCCGCGCAAATTCCTCAAACCCGCGATGGATGCGATGCGCGAGCTCTGCCGCGAGCGGTTCGAGCAATTCGGCACTGCGGGCCACGCCAGCAGGATCAAGGTCGTTCCCTTGAGCGAGATGGCGCGGCGCTACCGCACCGGCGAGCTCGATCCGCGGATCGGCGCCCGCGAGCCGGTCGCCGCCTAA
- a CDS encoding phosphoribulokinase, whose translation MSRKHPIISITGSSGAGTTSVKKTFEQIFFREKVNAVYIEGDAFHRYDRAEMRTQMAKEAERGNKHFSHFSPETNLFEELERAFRDYGETGTAVTRHYVHDAEESALHRAAPGTFTEWERLPENSDLLFYEGLHGAVVTDKVNVARYADLKIGVVPVINLEWIQKLHRDRSARGYSTEAVTDTILRRMPDYIHYICPQFTETDINFQRVPTVDTSNPFIARWIPTPDESMVVIRFKNPRGIDFPYLLSMLPHSWMSRANSIVCPGAKLDLAMQLILTPLIMQLIERKRSLK comes from the coding sequence ATGTCCAGGAAGCATCCGATCATCTCCATCACCGGCTCCTCCGGTGCCGGCACGACCTCGGTCAAGAAGACCTTCGAGCAGATCTTCTTTCGCGAGAAGGTCAACGCCGTCTACATCGAGGGTGATGCGTTCCATCGCTATGACCGTGCCGAGATGCGCACGCAGATGGCCAAGGAAGCGGAGCGCGGCAACAAGCATTTCAGCCATTTCAGCCCCGAGACAAACCTGTTCGAGGAGCTGGAGCGCGCATTTCGCGATTATGGCGAGACCGGCACCGCGGTGACGCGGCACTATGTCCACGATGCCGAGGAATCTGCGCTGCATCGCGCCGCGCCCGGCACTTTCACCGAATGGGAGCGACTGCCGGAAAATTCGGACCTCTTGTTCTACGAAGGCCTGCACGGCGCCGTCGTCACCGACAAGGTCAACGTCGCGCGTTATGCCGATCTCAAGATCGGCGTCGTGCCGGTCATCAATCTCGAATGGATCCAGAAGCTGCATCGCGACCGCAGCGCGCGCGGCTATTCGACTGAGGCCGTCACCGACACCATCCTGCGGCGGATGCCTGACTACATCCACTACATCTGCCCGCAATTTACCGAGACCGACATCAACTTCCAGCGCGTGCCGACGGTGGACACCTCCAATCCGTTCATCGCGCGCTGGATCCCGACGCCGGATGAATCAATGGTCGTGATCCGCTTCAAGAACCCGCGCGGTATCGATTTTCCCTATCTGCTGTCGATGCTGCCGCACAGCTGGATGTCGCGCGCGAATTCGATCGTGTGTCCGGGCGCCAAGCTCGACCTCGCAATGCAGCTGATCCTGACGCCGCTGATCATGCAGCTGATCGAACGCAAGCGCAGCTTGAAGTGA
- a CDS encoding LysR family transcriptional regulator translates to MSVKDFSYNGPGHAAAQLRHLTIRQLRSLAALSAKGSVTAASSHLGLTQPAVTQQLRQLQDLAGLPLVQRTGDGMLLTEAGREVLTLAERVEAAITDCQGALDLLAGKTGGTVHLGAVSTAKYFVPHAIAAFSKRSPKIEIKLTIGNREDIREAMHGYDLDFAVMGRPPADVSVDVRQLGRNPHIIVARKGHWLEKDSGLSLTDLVHETFLTREPGSGTRTLMEGMFQKSDLEPIIGMEMSSNETIKQAVIAGLGIAFISAHTVAHELAEGRLVVLDVAGLPIVRQWYVIRRSDKVLLPPAQAMFDFLGSEGANYLPEVPELGGR, encoded by the coding sequence ATGAGCGTCAAAGATTTTTCTTATAATGGCCCCGGCCATGCGGCGGCACAGCTCCGGCACCTGACGATCCGGCAGCTGCGGTCGCTTGCGGCGCTCTCGGCCAAGGGCAGCGTCACGGCGGCCTCCAGCCATCTCGGGCTGACCCAGCCGGCTGTCACCCAGCAGCTCCGGCAGCTGCAGGACCTCGCCGGCCTGCCGCTGGTGCAGCGGACCGGCGACGGCATGCTGCTGACGGAAGCCGGCCGCGAGGTGCTGACGCTCGCCGAGCGCGTCGAAGCCGCGATCACGGACTGCCAGGGCGCGCTCGACCTTCTCGCAGGGAAGACCGGCGGCACGGTGCATCTTGGCGCGGTCTCGACCGCCAAATATTTCGTGCCGCACGCGATCGCGGCGTTCTCCAAGCGCTCACCGAAGATCGAGATCAAGCTCACCATCGGCAACCGCGAGGACATCCGTGAAGCCATGCACGGCTACGACCTCGATTTCGCGGTGATGGGTCGGCCACCGGCCGATGTCAGCGTCGACGTCCGCCAGCTCGGGCGCAATCCGCACATCATCGTCGCGCGCAAGGGGCACTGGCTGGAGAAGGATTCAGGCCTCAGCCTGACCGATCTCGTGCACGAGACCTTCCTCACCCGCGAGCCCGGCTCCGGCACGCGCACCCTGATGGAGGGGATGTTCCAGAAGTCGGATCTCGAGCCGATCATCGGCATGGAGATGAGCAGCAACGAGACCATCAAGCAGGCGGTGATTGCCGGGCTCGGCATCGCCTTCATCTCGGCGCACACCGTGGCACATGAGCTGGCCGAAGGCCGCCTCGTCGTGCTCGACGTCGCCGGGCTGCCGATCGTGCGGCAATGGTACGTGATCCGACGCAGCGACAAGGTGCTGCTGCCGCCGGCGCAGGCGATGTTCGATTTCCTCGGCTCGGAAGGAGCGAACTATCTACCTGAGGTTCCCGAACTCGGCGGACGTTAA
- a CDS encoding N-carbamoyl-D-amino-acid hydrolase, which produces MARFVTVAAGQLGPIARAEARKDVVARLMALMRQAKANGCDLIVFPELALTTFFPRWYFEDQAEIDSFFEREMPGAETQALFDLARDSGIGFYLGYAELTIEAGIVHRYNTSILVDKSGTIVAKYRKVHLPGHAEHEPWRKFQHLEKRYFEPGSGFGVVDAFGGVMGMAICNDRRWSETYRVMGLQGVEMVMIGYNTPVHNPPAPEHDDLSLFHNHLVMQAGAYQNGTFVVGVAKAGVEEGVDHIGGSCIIAPSGEIIARCTTKGDELALARCDLDLCQSYKRTTFNFDVHRQPRAYGMIVERKGVATMADGTPVQRK; this is translated from the coding sequence GTGGCGAGATTTGTAACTGTCGCGGCCGGCCAGCTCGGCCCGATTGCGAGGGCTGAAGCGAGGAAGGATGTCGTGGCGCGGCTGATGGCGCTGATGCGCCAGGCCAAGGCCAATGGCTGCGACCTGATCGTTTTTCCCGAGCTCGCGCTGACCACGTTCTTTCCGCGCTGGTACTTCGAGGACCAGGCCGAGATCGACAGCTTCTTCGAGCGCGAGATGCCGGGGGCAGAGACGCAGGCACTGTTTGATCTCGCGCGCGACAGCGGCATCGGATTTTACCTTGGCTATGCCGAGCTCACGATCGAGGCCGGTATCGTCCATCGCTACAACACGTCGATTCTCGTCGACAAAAGCGGCACCATCGTTGCGAAATACCGCAAGGTCCATCTGCCTGGCCATGCCGAGCACGAGCCATGGCGCAAGTTTCAGCATCTGGAAAAGCGCTATTTCGAGCCGGGATCTGGCTTCGGCGTCGTCGATGCGTTCGGCGGCGTGATGGGGATGGCGATCTGCAACGATCGCCGCTGGAGCGAGACCTATCGGGTGATGGGCCTGCAGGGCGTCGAGATGGTGATGATCGGCTACAATACCCCGGTCCACAACCCACCCGCGCCGGAGCATGACGACCTCTCGCTGTTCCACAATCATCTGGTGATGCAGGCCGGCGCCTATCAGAACGGCACCTTTGTGGTGGGTGTCGCCAAGGCCGGTGTCGAAGAAGGCGTCGACCACATCGGCGGCAGCTGCATCATCGCACCATCAGGCGAGATCATCGCGCGATGCACGACCAAGGGCGATGAGCTCGCGCTCGCCCGCTGCGATCTCGATCTCTGCCAATCCTACAAGCGCACGACCTTCAATTTCGACGTTCACCGCCAGCCGCGGGCCTATGGGATGATCGTGGAGCGGAAGGGCGTGGCGACCATGGCCGATGGGACGCCGGTGCAGCGGAAGTAG
- a CDS encoding form I ribulose bisphosphate carboxylase large subunit: protein MNAHAGTVRGKERYRSGVMEYKRMGYWEPEYTPKDTDVIALFRVTPQEGVDPIEASAAVAGESSTATWTVVWTDRLTAAEKYRAKCYRVDPVPGTPGSYFAYIAYDLDLFEPGSIANLSASIIGNVFGFKPLKALRLEDMRFPVAYVKTFQGPATGIVVERERLDKFGRPLLGATVKPKLGLSGRNYGRVVYEALKGGLDFTKDDENINSQPFMHWRDRFLYCMEAVNRAQAASGEVKGTYLNVTAATMEDMYERAEFAKELGSCIVMIDLVIGYTAIQSMAKWARRNDMILHLHRAGHSTYTRQKSHGVSFRVIAKWMRLAGVDHIHAGTVVGKLEGDPNTTRGYYDVCREDFNPTKLEHGIFFDQSWASLNKMMPVASGGIHAGQMHQLLDLLGEDVVLQFGGGTIGHPMGIAAGAAANRVALEAVILARNEGRDYVHEGPEILAKAAQTCTPLKAALEVWKDVTFNYQSTDTPDFVPTALETV from the coding sequence ATGAACGCACATGCTGGAACGGTCCGCGGCAAGGAGCGCTATCGCTCGGGTGTGATGGAATACAAGCGCATGGGCTATTGGGAGCCCGAATACACGCCGAAGGACACCGACGTCATCGCGTTATTCCGCGTCACGCCGCAGGAGGGCGTCGACCCGATCGAGGCGTCGGCGGCCGTTGCCGGCGAATCCTCGACCGCGACCTGGACGGTGGTGTGGACTGATCGCCTGACCGCGGCCGAGAAATATCGTGCCAAGTGCTACCGGGTCGACCCGGTCCCGGGCACGCCGGGCTCGTATTTCGCCTACATCGCCTATGACCTTGACCTGTTCGAGCCGGGCTCGATTGCGAACCTGTCGGCCTCGATCATCGGCAACGTGTTCGGCTTCAAGCCGCTCAAGGCCCTGCGTCTGGAAGACATGCGTTTCCCGGTCGCCTATGTGAAGACGTTCCAGGGACCGGCGACCGGCATCGTGGTCGAGCGCGAACGGCTCGACAAGTTCGGCCGGCCGCTGCTCGGCGCGACCGTGAAGCCGAAGCTCGGTCTTTCCGGGCGCAACTACGGCCGCGTGGTCTACGAGGCGCTGAAGGGCGGGCTCGACTTCACCAAGGACGACGAGAACATCAACTCGCAGCCTTTCATGCATTGGCGCGACCGCTTCCTCTATTGCATGGAGGCGGTGAACCGCGCGCAGGCCGCCTCCGGCGAGGTCAAGGGCACATACCTCAACGTCACCGCAGCGACGATGGAGGACATGTATGAGCGCGCCGAGTTCGCCAAGGAGCTCGGATCGTGCATCGTCATGATCGACCTCGTGATCGGCTACACCGCGATTCAGTCGATGGCCAAGTGGGCGCGGCGCAACGACATGATCCTGCATCTGCATCGCGCCGGCCATTCGACCTATACGCGGCAGAAGAGCCACGGCGTGTCGTTCCGCGTCATCGCCAAATGGATGCGGCTCGCGGGTGTCGACCACATCCATGCCGGCACGGTGGTCGGCAAGCTCGAAGGCGATCCCAACACCACGCGGGGCTACTACGACGTCTGCCGCGAGGACTTCAACCCGACCAAGCTCGAGCACGGCATATTCTTCGACCAGTCCTGGGCGAGCCTGAACAAGATGATGCCGGTGGCCTCCGGCGGCATTCATGCCGGCCAGATGCACCAGCTGCTCGATCTGCTCGGCGAGGACGTCGTGCTGCAATTCGGCGGCGGCACCATCGGCCATCCCATGGGCATCGCGGCCGGCGCCGCCGCCAATCGCGTGGCGCTGGAAGCGGTGATCCTCGCCCGCAACGAGGGTCGTGACTACGTCCACGAAGGTCCTGAGATTCTGGCCAAAGCCGCGCAGACCTGCACGCCGCTGAAGGCCGCGCTCGAGGTCTGGAAGGACGTCACCTTCAACTATCAATCCACCGATACGCCGGACTTCGTGCCGACAGCGCTGGAAACCGTTTGA
- a CDS encoding MFS transporter: MTMNATIDAAPETDAVSQRLTFVLAAACGMVAANIYYAQPLIAPISAALGLSHAAAGLIVTMTQIGYGTGLLFIVPLGDLVENRTVICTIITLGAAALLAAAFATHALPFLIAALFIGLGSVAVQIIIPYAAHLAPEAIRGRVVGNVSTGLMFGIMLARPVSSFVTAALSWHAVFFCSAALMIALTIVLRFTLPKRKPVARMHYGALLLSMPHLVRTTPLLRRRALYQSGLFGAFTLFWTVVPLQLASQFGFTQRGIALFALAGVSGVFAAPIAGRLADRGHSRIATIAAMLFVALGFLVTHVGAAGSMLNLVCLVAAAIAIDFGVQGNVVLGFRAIFVLGHEHRSRLNGLYMATFFAAGAAGSALGAWAFAQGGWMLASAIGLALPVGSLLYATTE, translated from the coding sequence ATGACGATGAATGCCACCATCGACGCCGCGCCGGAGACGGATGCGGTGTCGCAACGACTGACCTTCGTGCTTGCCGCGGCCTGTGGCATGGTCGCGGCCAACATCTATTATGCCCAGCCGCTGATCGCTCCGATCAGCGCGGCGCTCGGCCTGTCGCACGCAGCCGCCGGCCTGATCGTGACCATGACGCAGATCGGCTACGGCACGGGGCTGCTGTTCATCGTGCCGCTCGGCGATCTCGTCGAGAACCGCACGGTGATCTGCACCATCATCACGCTCGGCGCGGCGGCGCTGCTCGCGGCCGCGTTCGCGACGCACGCGCTGCCGTTCCTGATCGCTGCGCTGTTCATCGGCCTCGGCTCGGTCGCGGTGCAGATCATCATTCCCTATGCCGCGCATCTCGCGCCGGAGGCCATTCGCGGCCGCGTCGTCGGCAACGTCTCGACCGGATTGATGTTCGGCATCATGCTGGCGCGGCCGGTCTCCAGTTTCGTCACCGCGGCGCTGTCGTGGCACGCGGTGTTCTTCTGCTCGGCGGCGTTGATGATCGCACTCACGATCGTGCTTCGCTTCACGCTGCCGAAGCGCAAGCCGGTGGCGCGCATGCATTACGGCGCACTGCTGCTGTCGATGCCCCATCTGGTGCGCACCACGCCGCTGCTCCGGCGTCGCGCGCTGTACCAGTCGGGCCTGTTCGGCGCCTTCACCTTGTTCTGGACGGTGGTGCCGCTGCAGCTTGCCAGCCAGTTCGGCTTCACCCAGCGCGGCATTGCGCTGTTTGCGCTTGCCGGCGTGTCCGGCGTGTTCGCCGCCCCGATCGCCGGACGGCTCGCCGATCGCGGCCACAGCCGCATCGCCACGATCGCCGCGATGCTGTTCGTCGCCCTGGGCTTCCTGGTGACGCATGTCGGCGCGGCCGGATCAATGCTCAACCTCGTCTGTCTCGTCGCGGCCGCGATCGCCATCGACTTCGGTGTGCAGGGCAATGTCGTGCTTGGCTTCCGCGCTATCTTCGTGCTCGGGCACGAGCACCGCAGCCGGCTCAACGGGCTCTATATGGCGACGTTCTTTGCGGCCGGCGCCGCCGGATCGGCGCTCGGCGCCTGGGCATTCGCACAAGGTGGCTGGATGCTGGCCTCGGCCATCGGCCTTGCGTTGCCGGTCGGCAGCCTGCTCTATGCGACAACCGAATAG
- a CDS encoding DUF4118 domain-containing protein, translating to MRRAGLYGVPRVRPWSWQAFLLGFVVVAVSATIQGICVALGAKLYFAAFLPSLFVLGFVAGAPAAIFAALLTIPLVWWAFIPPFFEFTPLSSANADSVNLFCLLAVLLIGLGDLCRVTMTINRSGGLESRGESAATNSQ from the coding sequence ATGAGGCGTGCGGGACTGTATGGCGTACCGCGAGTACGGCCATGGTCGTGGCAGGCGTTTCTGCTCGGATTTGTTGTCGTCGCAGTGTCGGCTACGATTCAAGGCATCTGCGTCGCGCTCGGCGCAAAGCTCTACTTCGCTGCGTTCCTGCCCAGCCTGTTCGTGCTCGGCTTTGTCGCGGGTGCACCGGCGGCCATCTTCGCCGCGCTGCTCACCATTCCCTTGGTGTGGTGGGCGTTCATTCCGCCCTTCTTCGAGTTCACGCCGCTGTCGAGCGCGAATGCGGATTCCGTCAACCTGTTTTGCCTGCTCGCCGTGCTCCTGATCGGCCTTGGCGATCTCTGCCGCGTGACCATGACCATCAACAGAAGCGGTGGACTGGAGTCGCGGGGCGAGAGCGCGGCAACGAATTCGCAATAA